One Deinococcus grandis DNA window includes the following coding sequences:
- the secY gene encoding preprotein translocase subunit SecY produces MLRAFRDAFRIPDLQRKIVFTLLLLAVYRLGSSIPTPGVNSAALSSATGGGLFGLISMISGGNLSQFSIFALGVLPYITASIVIQLLTTTLPPLEKLSKEGEEGRKKINQYTRYAAVALGTFQAAFFASFINANPSYLAVGWEPGLFTILVMVLTQVAGIAFTMWIGERITEVGVGNGISLIITSGIIAMYPREIAATAALVRESADAPWLLRIVAFVAVILVTIAGIVYVYQAERRVPVTYARARGGAAGQARSAGQATWLPIKVNQAGVIPVIFASAMLIIPNLIQQGTATRAPQVSSWIATYLTFGQPLYIALEALLIFGFTYLYNSVQFDPKRIAEQLREAGGFIPGVRPGTPTAEFLGTISSRLSLWGAIFLVILTVMPQLVQRWTGITTFQFSGTGLLIIVGVALETLKQLEAQLTVRRYDGFISKGRIRGRMNRDS; encoded by the coding sequence ATGCTTCGCGCCTTCCGCGACGCATTCCGGATTCCGGATCTTCAGCGGAAGATTGTCTTCACCCTGCTGCTCCTCGCCGTGTACCGGCTGGGGAGCAGCATTCCCACACCAGGGGTCAACAGCGCCGCGCTGAGCAGTGCCACAGGCGGCGGTCTGTTCGGCCTGATCAGCATGATCTCGGGAGGCAATCTTTCGCAGTTCTCGATCTTCGCGCTGGGCGTGCTGCCGTACATCACGGCGAGCATCGTCATCCAGCTGCTGACCACCACGCTGCCCCCACTGGAGAAACTCTCCAAGGAAGGCGAGGAAGGCCGCAAGAAGATCAACCAGTACACCCGCTACGCCGCCGTGGCCCTGGGGACCTTCCAGGCCGCGTTCTTCGCGTCGTTCATCAACGCCAACCCCAGTTACCTGGCGGTCGGCTGGGAGCCGGGCCTGTTCACCATCCTGGTGATGGTCCTGACCCAGGTGGCGGGCATCGCGTTCACCATGTGGATCGGGGAGCGCATCACGGAAGTGGGCGTCGGCAACGGCATCAGCCTGATCATCACGAGCGGCATCATCGCCATGTACCCGCGCGAGATCGCGGCAACCGCCGCGCTGGTGCGTGAATCCGCCGACGCGCCGTGGCTGCTGCGCATCGTGGCGTTCGTCGCCGTGATCCTCGTGACCATCGCCGGGATCGTGTACGTGTACCAGGCCGAGCGCCGCGTGCCCGTCACGTACGCGCGCGCGCGTGGCGGCGCGGCCGGACAGGCCCGCAGCGCCGGTCAGGCCACCTGGCTGCCCATCAAGGTGAACCAGGCGGGCGTGATCCCCGTGATCTTCGCGTCGGCCATGCTGATCATTCCCAACCTGATCCAGCAGGGCACCGCGACCCGCGCGCCGCAGGTGAGCAGCTGGATCGCCACGTACCTGACGTTCGGGCAGCCGCTGTACATCGCGCTGGAAGCCCTGCTGATCTTCGGCTTCACGTACCTGTACAACAGCGTGCAGTTCGATCCCAAGCGCATCGCGGAGCAGCTGCGCGAGGCCGGGGGCTTCATTCCCGGCGTCCGCCCCGGCACGCCCACCGCGGAATTCCTGGGTACCATCAGCAGCCGCCTGAGCCTGTGGGGCGCCATCTTCCTGGTGATCCTGACGGTCATGCCGCAGCTGGTGCAGCGCTGGACCGGCATCACGACCTTCCAGTTCAGCGGCACCGGCCTGCTGATCATCGTGGGCGTGGCGCTCGAGACGCTCAAGCAGCTCGAGGCGCAGCTGACGGTCCGCCGTTACGACGGCTTCATCAGCAAGGGCCGCATCCGCGGCCGTATGAACCGCGACAGCTGA
- a CDS encoding adenylate kinase yields the protein MTQPKHNVVIFLGPPGAGKGTQAERLAQDRGLTKISTGDILRDHVARGTELGQQVKPILDAGQLVPDDILIALIRDKLASMDAVRVIFDGFPRTGAQARELDVLLEELGAPVSAVPLLEVPDQVLIDRIVDRGRQAAARGEAVRSDDTEEVARRRQEIYREQTQPLIDYYSARGQLTRVDGVGSMDEVYGRILGSMK from the coding sequence GTGACTCAACCCAAACACAACGTCGTCATCTTCCTCGGGCCTCCCGGCGCGGGCAAGGGCACCCAGGCGGAACGACTGGCGCAGGACAGGGGCCTGACCAAGATCAGCACCGGCGACATCCTGCGCGACCACGTGGCGCGCGGCACCGAACTGGGCCAGCAGGTCAAGCCCATCCTGGACGCCGGGCAGCTCGTGCCGGACGACATCCTGATCGCGCTGATCCGCGACAAGCTGGCCAGCATGGACGCCGTGCGCGTCATCTTCGACGGCTTCCCCCGCACCGGCGCGCAGGCCAGGGAACTCGACGTGCTGCTGGAGGAACTCGGCGCGCCCGTCAGTGCCGTGCCGCTGCTGGAGGTGCCGGATCAGGTGCTGATCGACCGGATCGTGGACCGGGGCCGTCAGGCCGCCGCGCGCGGTGAGGCGGTGCGCAGCGACGACACCGAGGAGGTGGCCCGCCGCCGCCAGGAGATCTACCGCGAGCAGACCCAGCCCCTGATCGACTACTACAGCGCGCGTGGCCAGCTGACCCGCGTGGACGGCGTGGGCAGCATGGACGAGGTCTACGGCCGCATCCTGGGCAGCATGAAGTAA